The following are encoded in a window of Roseimaritima ulvae genomic DNA:
- a CDS encoding serine/threonine-protein kinase: protein MSFSHPSEIILSSTDPELPDPIPPGLARYSNFREMARGGNALLRSCIDTVVGRTVAVKTLLPNVCRDRHERRRFLREARVTAQLQHPNTVPVYEIGDDPKEGLFFTMKRISGENFFEVLKRVARNDPQTLTMYPVRERIEIVSNVCQALAYAHLRGVIHRDVKPENIWVGNFGEVILLDWGVAKVWGHVDENPAIGASVLRVADDKDQLQALTQQGVRPGTPLYMSPEQVRGNRTIDERTDVFSVGVVLYEMLTLCEPFKGRTIDETFDNICHRELPPPSQRGTRDDVPPAIDDIVLKAIAKRPNDRYTHMRELVDALQDVAAHL from the coding sequence ATGTCTTTTTCACACCCCTCCGAAATCATCCTCTCGTCGACCGACCCCGAGTTGCCGGACCCGATTCCGCCTGGGTTGGCTCGATATAGCAATTTTCGCGAAATGGCTCGTGGCGGAAACGCACTGCTGCGGAGTTGTATTGATACGGTGGTAGGTCGTACCGTCGCGGTCAAAACCCTGCTGCCCAATGTCTGTCGCGATCGCCACGAACGACGTCGCTTTCTGCGTGAAGCTCGCGTCACCGCCCAGTTGCAGCACCCCAACACGGTGCCCGTTTACGAGATCGGTGACGATCCCAAAGAGGGGCTGTTTTTCACCATGAAACGGATTTCGGGCGAGAACTTTTTTGAAGTTCTCAAACGCGTCGCTCGCAACGATCCTCAGACGCTAACAATGTACCCGGTGCGCGAACGCATCGAAATCGTCAGTAACGTCTGTCAAGCTTTGGCTTACGCGCACCTGCGTGGCGTGATCCATCGAGATGTAAAGCCCGAGAACATCTGGGTTGGCAATTTTGGTGAAGTCATCCTGCTCGACTGGGGCGTGGCCAAGGTGTGGGGACACGTCGACGAAAATCCAGCCATCGGTGCCAGCGTTCTGCGCGTCGCCGACGATAAGGATCAGCTGCAAGCCCTGACCCAACAGGGCGTGCGGCCCGGCACGCCGTTGTACATGTCGCCCGAACAAGTTCGCGGCAATCGCACCATCGATGAGCGTACGGATGTTTTCAGTGTCGGCGTGGTGCTGTACGAGATGCTAACGCTGTGCGAGCCCTTCAAAGGACGGACCATCGACGAAACCTTCGATAACATTTGCCACCGCGAACTGCCGCCGCCCAGCCAACGAGGCACCCGCGACGATGTCCCGCCGGCGATTGACGACATCGTCCTTAAGGCCATCGCCAAGCGACCCAATGAT
- a CDS encoding glutamine synthetase beta-grasp domain-containing protein, giving the protein MTKCKLEYIWLDGYQPTQTLRSKTKVVDDFSGNVEDAEVWSFDGSSTQQAAGNSSDCLLKPVACYPDPGRLGKGFLVMCEVMNSDGTPHRTNGRSTIMDDDDDFWFGFEQEYTIWNPDTNKPIGFPAEGFPAPQGPYYCSVGSGKAIGREIVEEHLELCLESGLNVEGINAEVMMGQWEFQVFAKSAKRAGDEVWVARYLLERVAEAHSVSINWHCKPVQGDWNGSGMHANFSNSLLRTCGSQEVYEQVCNAFQPRIQEHIDVYGADNDQRLTGLHETQSIDKFSYGVSDRGASIRIPIATVERGWKGWLEDRRPASNADPYMVASAIINTVRSAKVGTPA; this is encoded by the coding sequence ATGACGAAATGCAAGTTAGAGTACATCTGGTTGGATGGCTATCAACCGACCCAAACGCTTCGCAGCAAAACCAAAGTCGTTGATGACTTCAGCGGCAATGTGGAAGATGCGGAAGTCTGGTCCTTCGACGGTTCGTCGACTCAGCAAGCCGCCGGCAACTCCAGCGACTGCCTGCTGAAACCCGTTGCCTGCTACCCCGATCCGGGCCGTCTGGGCAAGGGCTTTTTGGTCATGTGCGAAGTCATGAATTCCGATGGCACGCCGCACCGCACCAACGGTCGCTCCACCATCATGGATGACGACGACGACTTCTGGTTCGGCTTCGAACAGGAATACACGATCTGGAACCCCGACACCAACAAACCGATCGGCTTTCCCGCCGAAGGTTTCCCCGCGCCTCAGGGACCGTACTACTGCAGCGTCGGATCCGGCAAAGCCATTGGACGTGAAATCGTCGAAGAGCACCTGGAACTGTGCCTGGAATCGGGCCTGAACGTCGAAGGCATCAACGCCGAAGTGATGATGGGTCAGTGGGAATTCCAGGTGTTTGCCAAGAGCGCCAAGCGTGCCGGAGACGAAGTTTGGGTGGCTCGGTACCTGCTCGAACGCGTCGCCGAAGCGCACAGCGTATCGATCAACTGGCACTGCAAACCGGTTCAGGGCGACTGGAACGGCAGCGGCATGCACGCCAACTTCTCCAACAGCTTGCTGCGTACCTGTGGCAGCCAAGAAGTTTACGAGCAGGTCTGCAACGCTTTCCAGCCTCGCATCCAAGAACACATCGACGTTTACGGTGCGGACAACGACCAGCGTCTGACGGGTCTGCACGAAACCCAGTCGATCGACAAGTTCAGCTACGGCGTGTCGGACCGCGGTGCCTCGATCCGGATTCCGATCGCCACCGTCGAACGCGGCTGGAAGGGCTGGTTGGAAGACCGCCGTCCGGCCTCCAACGCCGATCCCTACATGGTCGCATCGGCCATCATCAACACCGTGCGAAGCGCTAAGGTCGGCACGCCTGCCTAA
- the mutL gene encoding DNA mismatch repair endonuclease MutL encodes MPTIRQLPPNLVNQIAAGEVIERPASVVKELLENSVDAGARRIELLIEKGGTERIRVSDDGCGISAEQLPLAVTSHATSKLPDDDSLFHVGTLGFRGEALASIASVSQMLIRSRTEAGSEGAELRIRGGVLEPVAPCGCPQGTSIEIRNLFFNTPVRRKFLRTPQTERGHIVEAFTRLALANPQIHMVLSNGDKTLYDLPQTERWVDRIEAFFGGEVSDSLIPLDSDDGQIRISGYACDPAVSRGNNRMQYLFLNGRFIRDRSLQHALGEAYRGLLMVGRFPVGFLRVSIPPEMVDVNVHPCKLEVRFTDGGRIYSRVLQTLRHRFLSTDMTMRVGPSSPAASSDASNGDATNSESTAPLPSGSALGMAPSVEASQRQNVIDWARTGTTAPPIAASLSGVPQFQPFADGPSSVAGSLPAAHSGGLGPGAADAGQPSSDPAAPWEQTMGQPGVLPSADGTHGGDPLSAVGRTDPAHSPPLSHLGLQVHNRYLVTQDEKGMVVVDQHALHERVLYERIREKVLGEGIETQRLLVPEPVSLTPAEQTAALDAKDVLDKVGIEIEPFGGDTVLVQSYPAMLANLSPSEVLRQSLESIIAAGKDPEIRDLLDHLLHTIACKAAIKAGDRLAAEEITSLLEQRDLYQDTHHCPHGRPTALFFSRDELDRMFGRLGPRGRANV; translated from the coding sequence ATGCCTACTATCCGCCAATTACCGCCGAATCTTGTCAATCAAATCGCTGCCGGCGAGGTCATCGAACGGCCGGCTTCCGTGGTCAAAGAACTGCTGGAGAACAGCGTCGATGCGGGGGCGCGGCGAATCGAGTTGCTGATCGAAAAAGGCGGCACCGAACGGATTCGAGTGAGCGACGACGGTTGCGGGATTTCCGCCGAACAGTTGCCGCTGGCCGTGACCAGTCATGCCACCAGCAAACTACCCGACGATGACTCGCTGTTTCACGTCGGCACGCTGGGTTTCCGCGGGGAAGCTTTGGCGTCGATCGCTTCGGTTTCGCAAATGCTGATCCGCAGCCGCACCGAGGCGGGCAGCGAAGGCGCCGAGTTGCGGATTCGCGGTGGCGTCCTGGAACCGGTGGCGCCCTGCGGTTGTCCTCAAGGCACCTCGATCGAAATCCGCAACCTGTTTTTCAACACCCCCGTGCGGCGCAAATTCCTGCGGACCCCGCAAACCGAACGCGGCCATATTGTGGAAGCCTTTACACGGCTGGCGCTGGCCAATCCGCAAATCCACATGGTGCTCAGCAACGGCGACAAGACGCTTTACGACCTGCCGCAAACCGAACGCTGGGTGGATCGCATCGAAGCCTTTTTCGGGGGCGAGGTCTCCGACTCGCTGATCCCGCTGGACAGCGACGACGGCCAGATTCGCATCTCGGGCTACGCCTGCGACCCCGCCGTCAGTCGCGGCAACAATCGCATGCAGTACCTGTTTTTAAATGGCCGCTTCATCCGCGATCGCTCGCTGCAACATGCCCTCGGGGAAGCTTACCGGGGACTGTTGATGGTGGGCCGTTTTCCTGTCGGCTTTCTGCGGGTGTCGATTCCGCCAGAAATGGTCGACGTCAATGTGCACCCCTGCAAGCTGGAAGTTCGCTTTACCGACGGCGGCCGTATTTACAGCCGCGTCCTACAAACGCTCCGCCATCGTTTCCTGTCCACCGACATGACGATGCGGGTTGGGCCGTCCAGCCCCGCCGCCTCATCCGATGCATCCAACGGCGACGCGACCAATAGCGAATCGACAGCGCCGCTGCCCAGCGGCAGCGCGCTGGGCATGGCCCCCTCGGTGGAAGCCTCCCAGCGTCAGAATGTCATCGATTGGGCGCGTACCGGAACCACCGCTCCGCCGATCGCCGCCAGCCTCAGCGGCGTCCCCCAGTTCCAACCTTTCGCCGACGGCCCCAGCAGCGTCGCCGGTTCGCTGCCCGCCGCCCACAGCGGCGGGCTTGGCCCCGGTGCCGCGGATGCGGGCCAACCGAGTTCCGACCCGGCCGCACCTTGGGAACAAACCATGGGCCAGCCGGGCGTGCTGCCCTCCGCCGATGGGACGCACGGTGGCGACCCGCTGTCGGCGGTCGGCCGGACCGACCCCGCGCATTCGCCGCCGCTGAGCCATCTGGGACTGCAGGTCCACAATCGCTACTTGGTCACTCAGGACGAGAAGGGCATGGTGGTGGTCGATCAACACGCCCTGCATGAACGCGTGCTGTACGAGCGAATCCGCGAAAAAGTGCTGGGCGAGGGCATCGAAACCCAGCGGCTGTTGGTTCCCGAACCGGTCTCGCTGACGCCCGCCGAACAAACGGCCGCCCTGGATGCCAAGGACGTCCTGGACAAAGTCGGGATCGAAATCGAGCCCTTTGGCGGCGATACCGTGCTGGTACAGTCCTATCCGGCCATGCTGGCCAACCTCAGCCCCAGCGAAGTGCTGCGGCAATCGCTCGAATCGATCATCGCCGCCGGCAAGGATCCGGAAATCCGCGACCTGCTGGACCATTTGCTGCATACGATCGCTTGCAAGGCCGCGATTAAAGCCGGCGACCGACTGGCGGCCGAAGAGATCACCAGCCTGCTTGAGCAGCGGGATTTGTACCAGGACACGCATCATTGCCCCCATGGCCGCCCCACGGCATTGTTTTTCAGCCGCGACGAGCTGGACCGGATGTTTGGTCGACTGGGCCCCCGCGGCCGAGCCAACGTCTAG
- a CDS encoding Gfo/Idh/MocA family oxidoreductase has protein sequence MLRSILLTNDQYMSTQINRRRAIQGLAAGSVAFYHGTSSRRVSAAESPNEKLNIACIGVGGRGSANVNGVSSQNLVAFADVDEKRAGGMFSKYSKTRRYTDYRKLLDELGQDLDAIVISTPDHTHFHPAYAAMQLGLHVYLEKPLAHNVWETRTLTEYARKHNLATQLGAQRHAMSNMHRVVELVQSGAIGKVSEVHCWVGGSRGMPSIPNDTPPVPATLDYDLWLGPAQPRPYHPSFCPYGWRFWWDFGTGETGNWGCHILDIPFWALGLKYPTRVKASGPEVDEERTPKAMHCEFQYPAVESRGPVKLHWYHGTPPILKEKGLSSKGNNTLFLGEDGMLLCGFDRLQLLPEEKFADYQRPQKFIPDSPGFHKEWIAACKGAEAATCNFDYSGPLAETVLLGNVAYRAGGFHWDAATLKTGDNAAAQALIKESYRPGWEI, from the coding sequence ATGCTACGTTCGATCCTTCTAACCAACGACCAATACATGAGCACTCAAATCAATCGTCGTCGCGCGATCCAAGGCCTGGCCGCCGGTTCGGTGGCGTTCTATCACGGCACTTCGTCGCGACGCGTCTCGGCGGCGGAAAGCCCCAACGAAAAGCTGAACATCGCTTGCATCGGAGTCGGTGGCCGCGGCTCGGCTAACGTCAATGGCGTCAGCAGCCAGAATCTAGTGGCGTTTGCCGACGTGGATGAAAAACGGGCCGGCGGAATGTTCTCGAAATACTCCAAGACCCGGCGCTACACCGACTATCGCAAACTGCTCGATGAACTCGGTCAGGACCTCGATGCGATCGTGATCAGCACCCCCGACCACACGCACTTCCATCCGGCATACGCCGCCATGCAGTTGGGCCTGCATGTGTATCTGGAAAAGCCGTTAGCCCACAACGTTTGGGAAACGCGGACCCTGACCGAATACGCCCGGAAACACAACTTGGCCACGCAACTGGGCGCCCAACGGCATGCGATGTCCAACATGCATCGCGTGGTGGAACTGGTGCAAAGCGGTGCGATCGGCAAGGTCAGCGAAGTGCATTGCTGGGTCGGTGGCAGTCGCGGCATGCCCAGCATCCCCAACGACACGCCGCCGGTTCCCGCCACACTGGACTACGACCTGTGGCTGGGGCCCGCACAGCCGCGGCCCTATCATCCTTCGTTCTGTCCTTACGGCTGGCGATTCTGGTGGGACTTCGGTACCGGCGAAACCGGCAACTGGGGCTGCCACATCCTGGACATCCCCTTCTGGGCTTTGGGCCTGAAGTACCCGACGCGAGTCAAAGCCAGTGGCCCGGAGGTCGACGAAGAGCGGACGCCGAAGGCGATGCACTGCGAGTTCCAATACCCCGCCGTGGAGTCTCGCGGTCCGGTAAAGCTGCATTGGTACCACGGCACGCCGCCGATCCTGAAAGAGAAGGGCTTGTCCAGCAAGGGCAACAACACGCTGTTTCTCGGCGAAGATGGCATGCTGCTGTGTGGCTTCGACCGCCTGCAACTGCTGCCCGAAGAAAAGTTCGCCGATTACCAACGGCCGCAGAAGTTCATTCCCGATTCGCCCGGCTTTCACAAAGAATGGATCGCCGCCTGCAAGGGTGCCGAAGCGGCGACCTGCAACTTTGATTACTCGGGGCCCTTGGCCGAAACCGTGCTGCTGGGCAACGTGGCCTACCGGGCGGGTGGCTTCCATTGGGATGCCGCTACTCTAAAAACCGGTGATAACGCCGCGGCCCAAGCCTTGATCAAAGAATCCTACCGTCCGGGTTGGGAAATCTAA
- a CDS encoding 3-keto-disaccharide hydrolase, whose amino-acid sequence MMPSRLFVLAALASLTVLAPSAVLRAESPAATDTEAGFVSLFDGQSLSGWKANENVESWKVEDGQLVCAGPRSHLFYVGDQAPLKNFHFKADVKTTPGSNAGIYFHTRYQDSGWPKFGYECQVNISHHDPKKTSSLYAVKNVANPPVKDNQWYTQEIIVQGKHIVLKVNGETLVDYTEPDNKQPESDQFTRRLDQGTFALQAHDPDSKVYFKNLRVKKLP is encoded by the coding sequence ATGATGCCCTCTCGCCTGTTTGTCCTCGCTGCCCTGGCCAGTTTGACCGTGCTGGCGCCCTCCGCCGTCTTGCGAGCCGAATCGCCGGCAGCCACCGATACCGAAGCCGGTTTTGTTTCACTGTTCGACGGCCAGTCGCTGTCTGGATGGAAAGCCAACGAAAATGTCGAAAGCTGGAAAGTGGAAGACGGCCAACTGGTTTGCGCGGGCCCTCGCAGCCACCTGTTCTACGTAGGTGACCAGGCTCCGCTGAAAAACTTTCACTTCAAAGCCGACGTGAAAACCACGCCCGGCAGCAACGCCGGCATCTACTTCCACACCCGCTACCAAGACAGTGGCTGGCCCAAATTCGGCTACGAGTGCCAGGTCAATATCTCGCACCATGACCCCAAGAAAACCAGCAGCCTGTACGCCGTGAAAAACGTCGCCAACCCGCCGGTCAAAGACAACCAGTGGTACACTCAAGAGATCATCGTGCAAGGCAAACACATCGTCTTGAAGGTCAACGGCGAGACCTTGGTCGATTACACCGAACCGGACAACAAACAACCGGAAAGCGACCAGTTCACGCGTCGCTTGGACCAAGGCACCTTTGCGCTCCAAGCTCACGACCCCGACAGCAAGGTGTACTTCAAAAACCTCCGCGTCAAAAAACTGCCCTAA
- a CDS encoding serine/threonine-protein kinase → MDSTPDLPPSDADKGTLPDADKGKLSDATGEPANGAMGDASTDPHLPPEVAGLEDSPSAQELPDDDLAAAKTVIRKAGGGTPANALGHSPAEIASVLLGHHLNHFQLNQLIGGGGMGAVFSAHDTRLDRTVAIKVIPRVGEDPDLLRRFRNEAQSAAKLDHPHIARVYDVGRHDDWHYIVFEFIEGTNIRDLVARDGVLSIDDAVYYARQVAEALDHAHQRGIVHRDIKPSNVLLRPDGQVKVVDMGLARTMQLEVSGDMTASGVTLGTFDYISPEQARDPRDADVRSDIYSLGCTLYYMLTGRPPYPGGTVLQKLLSHGNSPPPDPRELRLEVSDDLTAILHKMLAKRPGDRYRRPLDLLADLAELARRENLQRSLGLGTLSIPGGNSWLTRLERHLPWFAAAAVLLLSVAWLQLLSSVSALDVSVPRPLASAAELISEDAPTADAEPSDDSDSTAVAVPDVTADAVVEDEAMQPPQITEIPVPAELQGSETPSIVSLPTPDTTLAATKIRVGGPVDAASDELVASTFSAALSLAAEHNIQRIEIASPLISSPPLVIEQSGLVIVGPETGCQIRFESSPLLAMENAVMVDIGEHRIRFENLQFHWKVPSNAVHGGALFHVAANRGVYLENCAITIDNANGREPINAFHIGVAPPPSSSEGTVSTGPPLVAIDLQDVIARGQMTLMRMSDAAQLQLRWENGLLAVSQRLLETGGALSKPPAGRTQLKLLLRDVTAYLPQGLAVQNLGPSGTVPVVINRNCTNCAFTTDMGSAHIEINSVADLNDGPLILLAGSGNHYDSGTGKSDRIVAISDQQDDSVLYRLSDLAGNSPPAWMKEQAPQSVINWTQPTAVDQNPTHLMTPQDFQQDGTVVPGFDGDQLPQLLPAQVPAVSERVSATP, encoded by the coding sequence CGGAAGTTGCCGGCCTGGAGGACTCTCCCTCCGCCCAAGAGCTGCCCGATGACGATCTGGCAGCCGCCAAGACGGTGATCCGTAAAGCCGGTGGTGGCACGCCGGCCAATGCGTTGGGGCATAGCCCGGCGGAAATCGCTAGCGTACTGCTGGGCCATCATCTGAATCACTTTCAACTGAATCAGCTGATCGGCGGCGGCGGCATGGGCGCGGTGTTTAGCGCGCATGACACGCGGTTGGACCGCACCGTGGCCATCAAGGTGATCCCTCGGGTCGGCGAAGACCCGGATCTATTGCGGCGGTTTCGTAACGAAGCCCAAAGCGCCGCCAAGCTGGACCATCCTCATATCGCCCGTGTCTACGATGTCGGCCGCCATGACGACTGGCATTACATCGTCTTTGAGTTCATCGAAGGCACCAACATTCGCGACTTGGTGGCTCGCGACGGCGTGCTGTCGATCGACGACGCGGTGTATTACGCTCGCCAGGTCGCCGAAGCGCTCGACCACGCTCACCAACGCGGCATCGTGCACCGCGACATCAAACCATCCAACGTGCTGCTGCGGCCCGACGGGCAAGTCAAAGTCGTGGACATGGGGCTGGCCCGAACGATGCAATTGGAAGTCTCCGGGGATATGACGGCCAGCGGCGTCACGCTCGGTACATTCGACTATATCTCTCCCGAGCAAGCTCGTGACCCGCGAGATGCCGACGTCCGCAGCGACATTTATTCGCTCGGTTGCACGTTGTATTACATGTTGACCGGACGACCGCCTTATCCGGGCGGCACGGTGCTACAGAAATTGCTCAGCCATGGCAATTCACCGCCGCCTGATCCGCGGGAATTGCGACTGGAAGTCAGCGACGACTTGACGGCCATCCTGCACAAGATGCTGGCCAAACGCCCCGGGGATCGTTATCGCCGCCCGCTTGACCTGCTGGCCGATTTAGCCGAACTGGCGCGACGCGAAAATCTTCAAAGGTCGCTTGGCCTGGGAACGCTTTCGATCCCCGGCGGAAACTCTTGGCTGACCCGACTGGAACGACATCTGCCGTGGTTTGCCGCCGCCGCCGTGCTGCTGTTAAGCGTGGCTTGGCTGCAACTGCTGTCCTCGGTCAGTGCTTTGGACGTATCGGTCCCGCGCCCGCTGGCCTCCGCCGCGGAGCTGATCAGCGAGGACGCCCCAACGGCCGACGCCGAGCCTAGCGACGATTCCGATTCCACCGCCGTGGCGGTTCCAGATGTTACGGCCGACGCGGTGGTGGAGGATGAAGCCATGCAACCGCCGCAGATCACGGAGATCCCGGTACCGGCCGAACTGCAGGGCAGCGAAACGCCGTCGATTGTGTCGTTGCCGACGCCCGACACCACGCTGGCCGCGACCAAGATCCGCGTCGGCGGCCCGGTCGATGCCGCGTCTGATGAACTTGTGGCCTCCACATTTTCTGCTGCCCTAAGCTTGGCGGCCGAACACAACATCCAGCGGATTGAAATCGCCTCCCCGCTGATATCGTCTCCGCCACTGGTGATCGAACAGAGCGGATTGGTGATCGTCGGTCCTGAAACGGGCTGTCAGATTCGTTTTGAAAGTTCGCCGCTGCTGGCGATGGAAAATGCGGTCATGGTGGACATCGGCGAGCACCGCATCCGCTTTGAAAACCTGCAGTTCCATTGGAAGGTTCCCAGCAATGCCGTGCACGGCGGCGCCCTGTTCCACGTCGCGGCCAATCGCGGAGTGTATCTAGAGAACTGTGCGATCACGATCGACAACGCCAACGGCCGCGAGCCCATCAATGCCTTTCATATCGGCGTCGCTCCACCGCCCAGCAGCAGCGAAGGCACCGTCTCGACCGGGCCGCCGCTGGTCGCCATCGACCTGCAAGACGTGATCGCGCGGGGACAGATGACATTGATGCGGATGAGCGATGCGGCTCAGCTGCAGCTGCGTTGGGAGAACGGTTTGCTGGCCGTTTCGCAGCGGTTGCTCGAAACCGGAGGCGCCCTGAGTAAACCGCCCGCTGGCCGCACCCAATTGAAACTGCTGCTCCGCGACGTCACGGCTTATCTGCCCCAAGGCTTGGCCGTCCAAAACCTAGGACCCTCCGGAACGGTCCCCGTGGTGATTAATCGCAACTGCACCAATTGCGCCTTCACCACCGATATGGGCTCCGCTCACATCGAAATCAACTCGGTCGCCGACCTGAACGACGGTCCGCTGATCCTGCTGGCCGGATCGGGCAATCATTACGACAGCGGGACCGGCAAAAGCGACCGCATCGTCGCGATCTCCGACCAACAGGACGACAGCGTGCTGTACCGCTTGAGCGACTTGGCCGGCAACAGCCCGCCCGCCTGGATGAAAGAGCAGGCGCCTCAGTCCGTGATCAACTGGACTCAGCCCACCGCCGTCGACCAAAACCCCACCCACCTGATGACCCCGCAAGACTTCCAGCAAGACGGCACCGTGGTCCCCGGCTTTGACGGCGACCAACTGCCGCAGCTGCTGCCGGCGCAGGTGCCAGCGGTCAGCGAACGCGTGTCGGCGACCCCCTGA